TGTCCACGGTGTCCGGGACCGAGGCGAAGTCGACGTCGATCTCCTCCTGGTCCGATTCGTCCAGGTACCGGACCGAGGCGTCGGCGCTCTCGACCTGGTTGAAGAACACGAGGTCCTCGTCGGACAGGACCCGGCCGTCCGGCCCGCAGACGATCGCGACGGGGACGAGTTCGGCGGACGGACCGCGGCTCGCGATCTGGTCCCAGTGGATCCCGACCACGACCGAGGTCAGCCCGGGGTTCTCCGCCGTCAGGGCCGCGTTCGCGCCGGGGACGAGCTGCCCGGTCACGAGTCCGCTCCGCGGAGGCGCAGCCCCTCGTCGCCCTCGCCGAGGCGGTCCCGGAGGAAGCGTCCGTGCGAGGAGAGTTCGGCGATGGCGCCACTCCGGATCTGTTCGTGCATGTCCTCCACCGTCTCCGCGACGACGTCGAGTTGGCCGGCGAGGGTCGCCGTGGCGGTGCTGTCCGGGGTACGGTCCGACGGGGGAGGGACCGGTAGGTGCGGACGGGCGTGGGCAGGTAGTCGTCGACGATCGCCTGGAACAGGTACCGCTGCTCGGTCGACGCGCCACGGGCGACGACGGTGCCGGCGGCCTCGCGGAGGAGGTCCTCGACGTGGCGCACGCGCGAGGACACGACGGTGGGCAGCTCGGCACCGGCGGCACGGACGAACGCCCGCAGGTCGTCGAGGCCGGCGGCGGCACTGGCGTCGTCCGCCGCGCCTCCGGAGCCCCGGACGTCGATCCGGGCCGCCGCGGCGGCCGCGGCCGACGCCGGGGTCACGGCGTCGGGGTCGGCGACCTGACGGTCCTGGTCGTCGTCGTCGCGGCCGAACAGCGCACGCAGTCGATCACGCACGGGCGTGGACCGCGGTCGTCATCGCGTGACCGATCGCTGGTCGCCCTCACCCTGCCTGGCACGCTCCAGGTACGGCTTGGCGCGCTGGATGCCCGACTCGAGGGCGGTGACCGTCGACGACATGTTCTGCGCGGCCTGCGAGCGGAAGGAGTC
The sequence above is drawn from the Curtobacterium sp. L6-1 genome and encodes:
- a CDS encoding TerD family protein, giving the protein MTGQLVPGANAALTAENPGLTSVVVGIHWDQIASRGPSAELVPVAIVCGPDGRVLSDEDLVFFNQVESADASVRYLDESDQEEIDVDFASVPDTVDKIVFALYLDPDPRSPKDLGSVRSMRVRVCAPDGRELLVFPLPSERNHQIDAVILGELYRHRAEWKFRAVGQGYTTGLAGLRADHGIGRAR